A window from Drosophila nasuta strain 15112-1781.00 chromosome 3, ASM2355853v1, whole genome shotgun sequence encodes these proteins:
- the LOC132788832 gene encoding ubiquitin-like modifier-activating enzyme 1 — protein sequence MSLSESASCTTSNRANSSEAPLCKRMKLNEAGDDGEAGGGGASTLPEASSSSSDSSSRRKLAANSSSSNNNCENHGKAADDVDMLNVTETASVASAVETDLCVSSSTSDSYAGNTSKQAAAAGGGDVSTSSAVNKESSGVNNCAASSSSKIINSLDTESESAAARTVSSTNSNVSSTNNSHCTSNNNNSNSSAAVMAANNSNSAAAGGDIDESLYSRQLYVLGHDAMRRMAKSDILISGLGGLGLEIAKNVILGGVKSITLHDTATCTLNDLSSQFYLSQSDIGKNRAEASCAQLAELNNYVRTVSYTGPLSDDELAKYRVIVLTNSNVAEQERIGKFAHDNNIALIIAETRGLFAKVFCDFGENFTIYDQDGAQPISTMIASVTHDAQGVVTCLDETRHGFNDGDYVTFSEVQGMQQLNNSQPIKISVLGPYTFSIGDTSKFDAYKSGGVATQVKMPKTISFKSLAEAAANPEFMISDFAKLEAPATLHAAFSALGNYVTKNGRLPRPWNDEDAAQFLDITKGLNADVDEKLVLQFAKICAGNTCPIDAAIGGIVAQEVLKACSGKFTPIYQWLYFDSLESLPADPVTEDDAQPLGTRYDAQIAIFGRKFQEKLASSKWFIVGAGAIGCELLKNFGMLGLGVGDGQIFVTDMDLIEKSNLNRQFLFRPHDVQKAKALTAATAIKRMNPDVKVTAHELRVGAETEKVFSEDFFGNLNGVANALDNVDARIYMDRKCIFNRIPLVETGTLGTMGNVQVIVPFATESYSSSQDPPEKSIPICTLKNFPNAIEHTLQWARDSFEGVFKQAAENAAQYIADPQFTERILKLPGIQPLEILESVKKALLDDKPKSFADCVEWARLHWEDQYANQIKQLLFNFPPDQVTSSGHPFWSGPKRCPEPLVFDVEDSMHLDYIYAAANLRAEVYGIPQVRDRQKIAELVQQVKVPEFKPRSGVKIETNEAAAAAAANNFDDGEVDQDRVDKIINELIKNADKGSKITPLEFEKDDDNNLHMDYIVACSNLRATNYKISPADRHKSKLIAGKIIPAIATTTSVLSGLAVLEVIKLIGGHKELSQFKNGFANLALPLLAFSEPLGANKNKYYDKEWTLWDRFEVNGEMTLQEFLNYFDEKEKLKITMLSQGVSMLYSFFMPKAKCAERLPLLMSEVVRRVSKRRIEPYERSLVFEICCNDDSGEDVEVPYVRYTLP from the exons atGTCCCTCTCTGAGTCAGCATCCTGCACGACGAGCAACAGAGCCAATAGCTCGGAGGCTCCATTGTGCAAGCggatgaaattaaatgaagccGGCGATGATGGCGAAGCCGGTGGTGGTGGAGCCTCTACGCTGCCAGAAGCATCATCAAgtagcagcgacagcagcagtcgGCGCAAGCTCGCTGcgaatagcagcagcagcaacaacaactgcgaaaATCACGGCAAAGCAGCAGACGACGTTGACATGTTGAATGTGACAGAGACAGCTAGTGTTGCGTCTGCTGTCGAAACAGACTTGTGTGTATCGTCGTCTACTTCTGACTCGTATGCAGGCAATACGTCaaagcaagcagcagctgccggtGGCGGGGACGTTAGTACATCGTCAGCAGTGAATAAGGAAAGTAGTGGCGTTAACAATTGTGCTGCATCGTCCTCATcgaaaattattaattcacTGGACACGGAATCGGAATCAGCCGCTGCGCGCACTGTCAGCTCAACCAACTCCAACGTCAGCTCCACCAACAACTCTCACTGTAccagtaacaacaataacagtaacAGCAGTGCAGCAGTTATGgctgccaacaacagcaacagcgctGCCGCTGGCGGAGACATCGATGAATCGCTATATTCGCGCCAACTTTATGTGCTTGGACACGATGCGATGCGACGCATGGCCAAGTCGGACATTCTGATTTCTGGCTTGGGAGGATTGGGTCTGGAGATAGCAAAGAACGTGATTTTGGGCGGCGTTAAATCGATCACCCTGCATGACACAGCAACTTGTACG CTCAACGACTTGTCATCGCAGTTCTATCTGTCCCAATCGGACATTGGCAAGAATCGCGCGGAGGCATCATGCGCCCAATTGGCGGAGCTCAACAACTATGTGCGAACTGTATCCTACACTGGCCCCCTGTCGGATGACGAGCTGGCTAAGTACCGTGTGATTGTGTTGACCAACTCGAATGTTGCGGAACAGGAGCGCATTGGCAAATTTGCCCACGACAATAACATTGCCCTCATCATTGCTGAGACCCGCGGCTTGTTTGCCAAGGTGTTCTGTGACTTTGGCGAGAATTTCACCATCTATGATCAGGATGGTGCTCAGCCCATCTCGACAATGATCGCTAGTGTTACCCACGATGCGCAGGGAGTGGTCACCTGCCTGGATGAGACTCGCCATGGATTCAATGATGGTGACTATGTCACCTTCTCAGAGGTGCAGGGAATGCAACAGTTGAATAATAGCCAGCCCATTAAGATCAGCGTCCTGGGTCCGTACACTTTCAGCATTGGTGACACTAGCAAGTTTGATGCCTACAAGTCCGGCGGCGTGGCCACGCAGGTGAAAATGCCGAAAACCATTAGCTTCAAGTCGCTGGCCGAGGCAGCTGCAAATCCCGAGTTCATGATATCCGATTTTGCCAAGCTGGAGGCGCCAGCTACGCTACATGCGGCGTTTAGCGCTCTTGGCAACTATGTGACCAAGAATGGCAGGTTACCGCGTCCCTGGAACGATGAGGATGCTGCTCAGTTTCTGGATATCACTAAGGGCTTGAACGCCGACGTAGATGAGAAGTTGGTGCTGCAGTTTGCCAAAATTTGTGCCGGCAATACGTGCCCTATTGATGCCGCCATTGGCGGTATTGTTGCCCAAGAGGTGCTCAAGGCCTGCAGCGGCAAATTCACACCCATCTATCAGTGGTTGTACTTCGACTCTCTCGAGAGCTTGCCAGCTGATCCTGTAACTGAAGATGATGCACAGCCTTTGGGAACACGTTACGATGCACAGATTGCAATCTTTGGCCGCAAGTTCCAGGAGAAATTGGCTAGTTCCAAATGGTTCATTGTGGGCGCTGGCGCCATTGGATGTGAGCTACTTAAGAACTTTGGTATGCTTGGTTTGGGCGTTGGCGATGGTCAGATTTTCGTTACCGATATGGATCTCATTGAGAAATCGAATTTGAATCGTCAATTCTTGTTCCGTCCTCATGACGTTCAGAAGGCAAAGGCTTTGACTGCCGCCACAGCGATTAAGCGTATGAATCCTGATGTTAAGGTTACTGCACATGAGCTGCGCGTTGGAGCCGAGACAGAGAAGGTCTTCTCCGAGGACTTTTTCGGTAATCTAAATGGCGTGGCCAATGCTCTGGATAATGTTGATGCTCGCATCTACATGGATCGCAAGTGCATCTTCAATCGCATACCACTTGTCGAGACTGGCACACTGGGTACCATGGGCAATGTTCAGGTCATTGTGCCATTTGCCACCGAATCGTACAGCTCCTCACAGGATCCCCCAGAAAAGAGCATACCCATCTGTACGTTGAAAAACTTCCCTAATGCCATCGAGCATACTCTGCAATGGGCACGCGACTCCTTCGAAGGTGTGTTCAAACAGGCTGCTGAGAATGCTGCACAATACATTGCAGATCCGCAGTTCACCGAACGCATACTCAAATTGCCTGGCATCCAGCCGTTGGAGATTCTCGAATCAGTCAAG AAAGCATTGCTGGATGACAAGCCAAAAAGTTTTGCGGATTGTGTGGAGTGGGCCCGTCTCCACTGGGAAGATCAGTATGCCAATCAAATTAAACAGCTGCTCTTTAATTTCCCACCGGATCAGGTGACATCAAGTGGTCATCCCTTTTGGTCAGGTCCAAAACGCTGCCCTGAACCACTTGTTTTTGATGTAGAGGACTCGATGCATTTGGATTATATCTACGCAGCGGCCAACCTGCGTGCAGAAGTTTATGGCATACCCCAAGTTCGTGATCGTCAGAAGATAGCTGAGCTGGTGCAACAAGTTAAG GTTCCCGAATTTAAACCACGTTCTGgtgtgaaaattgaaacaaatgaggcagctgctgctgcggcagctAATAACTTTGACGATGGTGAGGTGGATCAGGATCGTGTGGATAAGATCATCAATGAGCTGATCAAGAATGCCGACAAGGGCTCCAAGATTACGCCTTTAGAGTTCGAAAAGGATGATGATAACAATCTGCATATGGATTACATCGTTGCCTGCTCCAATTTGCGTGCGaccaattacaaaatttcaccGGCCGACCGCCATAAATCAAAGCTGATTGCTGGTAAAATTATTCCGGCTATTGCCACCACCACATCGGTACTGTCCGGTCTGGCTGTGCTGGAAGTGATAAAACTAATTGGCGGTCACAAGGAGTTGAGCCAGTTCAAGAATGGATTCGCCAATTTGGCGCTACCCCTTCTGGCATTCTCAGAGCCATTGGGGGCGAACAAGAATAAGTACTACGACAAGGAATGGACTTTGTGGGATCGCTTTGAAGTCAATGGCGAAATGACGCTGCAGGAGTTCCTAAATTACTTTGACGAAAAGGAGAAACTAAAGATAACTATGCTGTCGCAGGGCGTCTCAATGCTCTACTCATTCTTTATGCCCAAGGCCAAGTGCGCGGAGCGCTTGCCACTGCTCATGTCTGAGGTGGTGCGTCGGGTGTCTAAGCGTCGCATTGAGCCTTATGAGCGCTCGCTGGTCTTTGAAATCTGCTGCAACGATGACAGCGGTGAGGATGTGGAGGTGCCCTATGTTCGTTACACGTTGCCCTAA